The genomic window GGCGTCGTGCTGCTGATCAGCGCCATGATTACTCTGCGCGGGGTACCGGAAACCCAGATCAAGCCCAATCCTGAGGCCCACCGCCAGCGCATGAGCATCGCTCAGCTGTTCGCTTATCAGCCGTTCTTGTGGGTCTTTATTACCCGCGCTCTGTTTGCGCTGGGACAGTACAGCGTCCAGCCGTTTTTACAGTTTTACGCCGGAGACGTTCTGCACCAAAAAAATCCCGGCACCGCCACCAGTCTTTTGCTGATGTCGATTATAACCGCCTCCATCGTCACCGCGCTGATCGGCGGGCGTGTCTCTGACCGGATCGGGCGCAAACCGGTGATTTATGTCGCGGGCAGCGTCATGGCAGTGATGGCGATTGCGCTGCTGTTCGCGCCGAATTTTTATGTGGCGGTGGCCATCGCTATGGTCTTCGGCTTGGGCTTCGGGGCTTTTAGCAGCGTGGACTGGGCGCTGGGCAGCGACGCCATGCCCAGCAGCAGAAGCTACGCCCGCGACATGGGCATCTGGCATGTGGCCTTCGTGGGGCCGCAACTCATCGAAACGCCGCAGGGCGCACTCCTCGACTGGGGCAACGCGCAGGGCGGTAATCTGGGTTACACCATTGTGTTCGGCATCGCCGCCGCCTGTTTCGTGCTGGGCGTGCTGCTGGTGCGTAACGTACCGGAAACGGTGAAGACCCATTCTGCCGAGGCAACCACGAAAGCCTGAACAGAGATGTAAACCACCCCGCTTTAAGCTTAAAAAATCTGAAGCTGGCCTTTACCCGGTGAGGCAGCTTGCAAAGTTTACTTTGAGCTTGGGGTGACAATTAAAACATGACCAATTCTGATCAAGCCCAACCGACCCGCGAAGAAGGCGTCCAGACGATTGCCAAACTCGTCAAGGGCATCAAGTTTGCCATGATGGCCTTTACCACCGAGGCGGGACACATGCACTCGCAGCCGATGACCACCCAAGAGCAGGAATTTGACGGCGACGTGTGGTTTATCGGCAGCAAGAAATCCGACTTGGTACGCAGCGTAGCCGCAAAGCCGCAGGTCAATCTCTCGTACTCTGAGTCTGGCAAGGGCTACGTCAGCCTCTACGGCGACGCCGAGCTGATCGAGGATGCAGCCAAGCTCGACGAGTTGTGGAGCGACATGTACAAAGCCTACTTTCCGGAAGGCAAAACCGATCCGGATATTCAGCTCGTCAAAGTGGAAGCCAAGGGCGCACACTACTGGGAGAGCGACGGCAAGTTGCAGGGCCTCTTTCAAATGGCCAAAGCCGCTGTGACCGGCAGCCGGCCCAATCACGGCGACAGCGCCAGCGTAGAGCTGTAAACCTCAGCAAAAGCTCTGGCCCCTGCCGACTGGGTGGGGGCTTTTGCTTTGGAGCCGTTTCGGTGGAGCCAATAAAAAAGGCCCCCCCCACACTGGAGACGGGCCTTCTGAGCGGGTTGTTTAAGCCAGTCCAGCTTCGCTCAGAAAGGCGTTCATCTTGACAATGCTAAAGCCGCTGAGGCTGGCGGCGGTGTCGCCGTGAACCAAAGTGGGCACGCTGCGTTTGCCACCGTTGACGCTCATCACGATCTGGGCGGCGTCCTCGACTTCCTCGATATTGATTTCGGTGTAAGCCAGACCTTTGTTGTCCAAAGCGCGTTTGGCGGCCTTGCAATCGGGGCACCAAGTGGTTGTGTACATTTTGATGGGTTCGGTAAGCATGACCTCACTGTAAAGGCTCGTGCCACAACCTGTAAGGTAAGGGCTTACAAATCTGGTTTTGTGGCTCGCCCCGCCGCTTGTTAGGCGGAGCATGAACGGCCGCCGCCACAAAAAAGCCCACCCCGCAGGATGGACTTCAATCTTCAACGCAGGACAGCTTGAGCTGTTTAGACGTTGACGGCTTCCGTGCTGACTGGCTCAGGAGCGGCGGCCTGCGGCGCAGTCTGGACAGCCGCGTCGGCGGGCTGAGCAGCGGCCTCGGCAGCGCCGGCATCAGGGCTGATGTCCGTCTGCGGAGCCAAGTCGCCGTGTTCGCCGCCGGGTTTGCGCCCGACTTTGGGAATCATGATCATGTTCATGTCCATGCCCATCATGTTGGGCGGACTCTCCGGCTGACCGACCTCCGCGAGGGTATCGGCGACGCGGTGCAAAATGCGCTCGCCCAACTCGGGGTGGGTGCGTTCGCGGCCACGGAACATAATCGTGACTTTGACTTTGTGGCCTTCCTCGAGAAAGCGCTTGACGTGGTTGGTCTTGGTCTTAAAGTCGTTGGCGTCGATTTTGACGCGGAACTTGATGGCCTTGACTTCCTGCGAGCGTGCCCGCTTGCGGGTGTCTTTCTCGTTTTGCTGCTGCTCGAAGCGGAAACGACCATAGTCGAGTAACTTGCAGACGGGCGGCACAGCCTGAGGACTGACCATCACGAGGTCTAAATTCTGCTCGCGGGCCATCGTTGCAGCTTCTCTGGTGTCAATGATACCGATCTGCTCACCCTCGGCACCAATCAGGCGAATCTGGCGAACCCGAATCTGGTCGTTGACTTTATGATCTTTCGCTATAACGCATCACCTCCGCCGCGCCCTGCTGCGTTCTACGCTGTCTGCGTGGAGAGCGGGGCGGCTTGTCTTGGAGCTGAATCTTGGCGGAACGGCCCAACGAATTCGGGCCAGTGAGATTCAGCGGACTCGTCATTTTAGCACGGCGGGGCGTAGCCGCTAAGAGGGAGACGCTGCTTTTCGCTGGCGTTTTGACCGCCGAGTTTGGGTCAGCGTCCATATACCTGGCCTGTATGGCTGCCGACTGCCTCCGAGCGCACCGCAACTCGCCCCAGCTTCCCCCAGTGTATGTGAAACGGATGTGAGAATATTCACGCCTCTGAACCTTCCCGGCTTGTGATCCGCGCTAATCTGACCTTCATCATGTCCGCTTCTGCTGCTCAATCTGCTGTGCCCGCCGCGAGGCATCTCTACCGCCTCGGCCCCCAAGCCGCCCGCGATCTCAGCCGTGAAGTGCTGCTGCCCGATGGTCTCGGCGGCTTTGCTCTCAGCAGCCCCGCTGGCGTGCCGACCCGCTGCTATTCGGGCCTGAGTGTGGCCCACCGCCCGCCGGGTGATCGCCGGGCGATGTTCGTGACTGCTTTGGAAGAACTGCGCGTCGGTGAGCAGCGCTGCGCGTTACATGCTTTCGAGGTGGCCCCCGATACGCTGGAAGGGCAGGGCCTCAGTGTATTGAGCGGCGTGACTTTGCGCGACCTGCTGCCGGAGCGCGAACAACTGGCGCTGGGCGTCCGGATTCGGCGGCGCAGCGTGGTGCCCCGGCAATCCGGCACGCTGATTTTGCTCTACGACATTGAGGCCCCGCACCTCAGAGCAGGCGAGGAAGCCAGCCTCACGCTCGGCGGCGTGCTGGTTGACCGGGACATGCACCATGTTCACCGAGACACCCCGCAGCTCGGCTTCGAATGCTTGGCAAGTGAGGTGCGCGTTCACGGCGAGGCCCACCAGACCCGCATCCGTCTGCATTCCGGCGGCGCGGAAGTGAGCGCATTGGCCGTCCAGCCCACGCCGCAGCGCCTGCATTACCGCTTGGAAGCGGCACGCGGCGCACCCGCCACCGACCGGGCGGTGCGGGCCGACTTCTGGGAGATCAAGCTGCGGCCCGGCCTCAACCGTTTGGCGCTGGTGATTGAAGGA from Deinococcus detaillensis includes these protein-coding regions:
- a CDS encoding MFS transporter translates to MTLSSGPEAGAGFSSPKLPSPWTLSAFWFGTAFLWLVLLLILMPAEVVRFVGDADKGKYLGLLGGIGAVVALILPPIIGNYSDRIGKRLPLIRLGLIVNLAGLAVMGYAAAATEGLTGFWIYVFGFLLVQFGNNYATAPYSALVPELVPVAQRGRYSGVMGMLQAGGQLLGGVAALVIGLLKLPDVLSYGIIGVVLLISAMITLRGVPETQIKPNPEAHRQRMSIAQLFAYQPFLWVFITRALFALGQYSVQPFLQFYAGDVLHQKNPGTATSLLLMSIITASIVTALIGGRVSDRIGRKPVIYVAGSVMAVMAIALLFAPNFYVAVAIAMVFGLGFGAFSSVDWALGSDAMPSSRSYARDMGIWHVAFVGPQLIETPQGALLDWGNAQGGNLGYTIVFGIAAACFVLGVLLVRNVPETVKTHSAEATTKA
- a CDS encoding pyridoxamine 5'-phosphate oxidase family protein, yielding MTNSDQAQPTREEGVQTIAKLVKGIKFAMMAFTTEAGHMHSQPMTTQEQEFDGDVWFIGSKKSDLVRSVAAKPQVNLSYSESGKGYVSLYGDAELIEDAAKLDELWSDMYKAYFPEGKTDPDIQLVKVEAKGAHYWESDGKLQGLFQMAKAAVTGSRPNHGDSASVEL
- a CDS encoding glutaredoxin family protein; protein product: MLTEPIKMYTTTWCPDCKAAKRALDNKGLAYTEINIEEVEDAAQIVMSVNGGKRSVPTLVHGDTAASLSGFSIVKMNAFLSEAGLA
- the infC gene encoding translation initiation factor IF-3 translates to MAKDHKVNDQIRVRQIRLIGAEGEQIGIIDTREAATMAREQNLDLVMVSPQAVPPVCKLLDYGRFRFEQQQNEKDTRKRARSQEVKAIKFRVKIDANDFKTKTNHVKRFLEEGHKVKVTIMFRGRERTHPELGERILHRVADTLAEVGQPESPPNMMGMDMNMIMIPKVGRKPGGEHGDLAPQTDISPDAGAAEAAAQPADAAVQTAPQAAAPEPVSTEAVNV